A stretch of DNA from Enterococcus gilvus ATCC BAA-350:
ATACAGGTCCTTTCGCAGCAGATGTCTCAGAAGCCGCTTGCTCTTCAGACGTGTCCACGACGTCTGTGCCCTCGGTAGCTGGATTAGAGTCAATAGCTAAGACACTTTTTACGAGAGATTTTTTATGTTAAGCAGCCAGTATCTTTTTCTCAAATTCAACCGGAGACAGATAGGCTAAAGCACTGTGAATTCTGCGGTTGTTATGAAATCCTTGAACGTAACTGAAAATTTGTCGCCTTGCTTCTTCAAAAGTTTGATATGTTGGTCGTTGGTACACATATTCTTTCTTCAATAATGCATGGAATGATTCAATTCCTGCGTTATCGTAGGGACAGCCTTTAAGGCTGTAGGAATGGGTGATAGTTAATTCTTTCAGCCGTTCTTTATATTCATTACTTGTATACTGCGACCCTAAATCGGTATGCAAAATCAGCCCATTTTCAACATTTCTATTTGAAACAGCGTCCTCAAGGGCTTTTCCTACAATAACAGTCGTCATATTACGATCAAAGTGATAACCGATAATTTTTCTTGAATGAAGGTCCTTGATAGTTGAAAGATAGCACCATCCATCGTCTAACGTATGGATGTATGTGATATCAGCTACCCATTTCTGATTCAACCTAGTAGTGGAAAAATCTTGTTTCAATAAATTTTGATAGTTTTTCAAGAGTATCTTGGCAGGCTTACCTACTTTGAATTTCTTAATGACAATAGATTGGATCTTTTGACGCCTCGTTGATCTCTGAATACATTTCATGCTGATTTTTCGATAGTCTGAATAGTTTTGTGCGAGTATTCAATGAATTTTCCCAGCACCGCAGACACGACCACTTTCGTGGTAGACACGGAGGACTCGACGATCCAACAAAGCTTGTTCGTTAGCTCTTTTGGAGAGGGTCGGATTAATTTTACGATAGTACACAGCTCTAGATATGCCCAGCAGACGACACATTTTTGACACACTGTGATGGTCTGCTTTGCATTCTTGACTTATGAATTCAATGATTTCTATTTCTTTGCCAACAGGCCGAGTGCCTTTTTTAAGATAAGGAGTTCCTCGTCTTTTTCTTTTAATTGTTTTTTTAAAGCTTTAGCTTCGTCGGGAGTAAGTCCGGCAGGACTTATTCTGGTTGTACCTTGAACCCACTTTAGTAATAGTAAAATATCCAACTTCATATTCTAAGAATAATTGTCGTACTGATTTTCCTTGTTTGTGCAACTCTAAAATCGTTTCTTTAAATTCTTTTGTGTAGCGTTTTGGCATAACGAGACACCTTACTTTGAGATTAGTTTACCTTCTCTCAAAATCTGTCTCAACTTCTATCCTATATCCAAAGAAACAGTCTCAGAAGACATCTTGGATGAAGAAGAAGAGACGGTATTATTCGATAGCGACAGGGAATCTTTTAACCTCTCAGAGGTTGAGTCTCCCTATGATGTCGAAGTCACGCTACAATTTGTTGAAACTGAAGGAGAGGATATTCAACTCGAAGATCTTTCAAGAATAATAGACGGGGCAAAAGCTGAAGAGTAAAAAAACAGCTCTCTCAGTACACTCGAGCAAGCTGTTTGAAGGTTGAATGGATAAAAAAACGGTAGTTATTAGTTGCGTATTAAGAACTTATAAGTAAAGCAATTCAAATATCACTAGATTCCATTTTCAATATTTTGGTAAATACATCTATATAGTCCTTTTTATTGTTTGATCGTGAAAGTAATTCAATCAAGTTTGCTGTGTCATTTTCAGTTGACTCGAAAGCAGAAAAAAATTCAATAAAGCTAACATTTAGTCCATCAAGTAATTTAACTAATGTTTCAATAGAGATATTTCTTCCTTTAGTTTCAAGTGTTCCAATTAATACAACGCTTACTCCTGATATTTCAGCTAACTTTTCTTGAGTCAATTTTTTTATTTTCCGTAACTCTCTAATT
This window harbors:
- a CDS encoding helix-turn-helix domain-containing protein, which produces MEELDAAKIGKRIRELRKIKKLTQEKLAEISGVSVVLIGTLETKGRNISIETLVKLLDGLNVSFIEFFSAFESTENDTANLIELLSRSNNKKDYIDVFTKILKMESSDI
- a CDS encoding IS3 family transposase, with amino-acid sequence MKCIQRSTRRQKIQSIVIKKFKVGKPAKILLKNYQNLLKQDFSTTRLNQKWVADITYIHTLDDGWCYLSTIKDLHSRKIIGYHFDRNMTTVIVGKALEDAVSNRNVENGLILHTDLGSQYTSNEYKERLKELTITHSYSLKGCPYDNAGIESFHALLKKEYVYQRPTYQTFEEARRQIFSYVQGFHNNRRIHSALAYLSPVEFEKKILAA